The following coding sequences lie in one Paracidovorax avenae genomic window:
- the cbiE gene encoding precorrin-6y C5,15-methyltransferase (decarboxylating) subunit CbiE, whose product MTTNLLEKDPQPCRVIGVLDDGAASLSATALALLRRADLVIGGTRTLALLEDDIAPQAVRRDLTGCLSSVPGWIAEARAAEQACVVLATGDPLCHGIASYLASRLCIQALEVMPNVSTLQLACARLGLAWQDARIVSVHAKDAGEWAVGAAPAHGLYALAQAVRQHDRLAVLTSPDNTPARIARLLVAEGLGEDFQISVAERLCTPDERVWADMAPAAAAAQDFADPNVVLLVRTRQRPDAARFGLPDAAYHQRQPDKGLITKQEVRAVSLARMQLRAASRVWDIGAGSGSVGLEAARLCPQGHVWAMEKNEGDVEIARRNVRDFGVSNHTLVHGKAPEGLDAWPDPDAVFIGGSGGELAELIALCLKRLRPGGWLVMNFVTLENLAAATQALQAAGAAWDVLQLQAARSKPILHMHRMAAENPVWIVCAQAGSATAPAAAVEEGA is encoded by the coding sequence ATGACGACGAACCTGCTCGAAAAAGACCCCCAGCCCTGCCGCGTGATCGGCGTGCTGGACGACGGCGCCGCCAGCCTCAGCGCCACCGCGCTCGCGCTGCTGCGCCGCGCCGACCTGGTGATCGGCGGCACGCGCACCCTGGCGCTGCTGGAAGACGACATCGCCCCACAGGCCGTGCGGCGCGACCTGACCGGCTGCCTCTCGTCCGTGCCCGGCTGGATCGCCGAGGCGCGTGCCGCCGAGCAGGCCTGCGTGGTGCTGGCCACGGGCGATCCGCTCTGCCACGGCATCGCCAGCTACCTGGCATCGCGCCTGTGCATCCAGGCGCTCGAGGTGATGCCCAACGTTTCCACCCTGCAACTGGCCTGCGCCCGCCTGGGCCTGGCCTGGCAGGACGCGCGCATCGTCTCCGTCCACGCCAAGGATGCCGGCGAATGGGCCGTGGGCGCCGCGCCCGCGCACGGCCTCTACGCGCTGGCCCAGGCCGTGCGCCAGCACGACCGCCTGGCCGTGCTCACCAGCCCCGACAACACGCCCGCGCGCATCGCCCGCCTGCTGGTGGCCGAGGGCCTGGGCGAGGACTTCCAGATCAGCGTGGCCGAGCGCCTCTGCACGCCCGACGAGCGCGTGTGGGCCGACATGGCGCCGGCCGCTGCCGCCGCGCAGGATTTCGCCGACCCCAACGTGGTGCTGCTGGTGCGCACCCGCCAGCGGCCCGACGCCGCGCGCTTCGGCCTGCCCGATGCGGCCTACCACCAGCGCCAGCCCGACAAGGGCCTCATCACCAAGCAGGAAGTGCGCGCCGTCTCGCTGGCCCGCATGCAGCTGCGCGCCGCGAGCCGCGTGTGGGACATCGGCGCCGGCAGCGGCTCCGTGGGGCTGGAGGCCGCGCGCCTGTGCCCGCAGGGCCATGTCTGGGCCATGGAGAAGAACGAGGGCGACGTGGAGATCGCGCGCCGCAACGTGCGCGATTTCGGCGTCTCCAACCACACGCTGGTGCACGGCAAGGCGCCCGAGGGGCTCGATGCCTGGCCCGACCCGGACGCCGTCTTCATCGGCGGCTCGGGCGGCGAGCTGGCCGAGCTGATCGCGCTGTGCCTGAAACGCCTGCGCCCCGGCGGCTGGCTGGTGATGAACTTCGTCACGCTGGAGAACCTCGCCGCCGCCACGCAGGCCCTGCAGGCCGCCGGCGCCGCGTGGGACGTGCTGCAGCTGCAGGCCGCGCGCAGCAAGCCCATCCTGCACATGCACCGCATGGCCGCCGAGAACCCGGTGTGGATCGTCTGCGCGCAGGCCGGCAGCGCCACGGCGCCGGCCGCCGCCGTCGAGGAGGGCGCATGA
- a CDS encoding precorrin-8X methylmutase, whose protein sequence is MSTVNTVTEQLTRAGQAIEHDSFAIIDAEAGPHPYTAQQWPIVRRMIHANADFEFNGLTDFHPEAVEAGIAAMLRGGAPVVADVEMICSGLSQPRLAHFGMRTHQFISDADVIARAQAEDTTRAVQAMRKAHRQGLLQGAVVGIGNAPTALIELVRLIREEGVRPALVVGMPVGFVSAAESKDLMAGVAEVPWIVIRGRKGGSTLVVAALHALLALAEARQKQQPQQGAAGG, encoded by the coding sequence ATGAGCACGGTCAACACCGTCACCGAACAGCTCACGCGCGCCGGCCAGGCCATCGAGCACGACAGCTTCGCGATCATCGACGCCGAGGCCGGACCGCACCCCTACACCGCGCAGCAGTGGCCCATCGTGCGCCGCATGATCCACGCCAACGCCGACTTCGAATTCAACGGCCTGACCGACTTCCACCCCGAGGCGGTGGAGGCCGGCATCGCCGCCATGCTGCGCGGCGGCGCGCCCGTGGTGGCCGACGTGGAGATGATCTGCTCGGGCCTCTCGCAGCCGCGCCTGGCGCACTTCGGCATGCGCACGCACCAGTTCATCAGCGACGCCGACGTGATCGCACGGGCCCAGGCCGAGGACACCACGCGCGCCGTGCAGGCCATGCGCAAGGCGCACCGGCAGGGGCTGCTGCAGGGCGCCGTCGTGGGCATCGGCAACGCCCCCACCGCGCTCATCGAACTCGTGCGCCTGATCCGCGAGGAGGGCGTGCGCCCGGCCCTCGTGGTCGGCATGCCGGTGGGCTTCGTCTCCGCCGCCGAATCCAAGGACCTGATGGCTGGCGTGGCCGAGGTGCCATGGATCGTCATCCGCGGCCGCAAGGGCGGCTCCACCCTGGTGGTGGCCGCGCTGCACGCGCTGCTGGCGCTGGCCGAGGCGCGGCAGAAGCAACAGCCACAGCAAGGCGCCGCCGGAGGCTGA
- a CDS encoding sirohydrochlorin chelatase, with amino-acid sequence MTHLHAPHAHGHSHEHGHGHGVDPHHGPAAGTAPALAQAGTTVLLVGHGSREPEGNDEIHAFVRQWRARQPGWRIEVCFIEFAPPGLHDGLLMAARGSRRVLVLPLILNAAGHVKMEIPESIEHAREHCPGVEFLYGPHLTACEPILAILQRQLRRCMQALDVPDPTTTGVVLLGRGSSDRQANGDVAKMARWLQEDSHHELVEIAFTGITWPRLERVVQRQVLLGMKQIVVLPYYLYTGTLMQRIGRQVEHLRVQYPQVRFAQSGHFGMEREIFELLEQRVADLQAGLPDSRLPCDGCKYREIAHDLGHGHSHEHTHAHAPAAPAAAGAEHAHAHDHGHDHGHGDHGHEHGHAHGHSHGHDHGHHGHAAPQPAGAAA; translated from the coding sequence ATGACGCACCTGCACGCTCCGCATGCCCACGGGCACTCCCACGAACACGGCCACGGTCATGGCGTCGATCCACATCATGGCCCCGCCGCCGGCACCGCTCCCGCACTCGCGCAGGCCGGAACCACCGTGCTGCTGGTCGGCCACGGCTCGCGCGAGCCCGAGGGCAACGACGAGATCCACGCCTTCGTGCGCCAGTGGCGCGCGCGCCAGCCCGGCTGGCGCATCGAGGTCTGCTTCATCGAGTTCGCGCCGCCCGGCCTGCACGACGGCCTGCTGATGGCCGCCCGGGGCAGCCGCCGCGTACTGGTGCTGCCCCTCATCCTGAACGCGGCCGGCCACGTGAAGATGGAGATCCCGGAATCCATCGAGCATGCGCGCGAACACTGCCCGGGCGTGGAGTTCCTCTACGGCCCGCACCTCACGGCCTGCGAGCCCATCCTCGCCATCCTGCAGCGCCAGTTGCGCCGCTGCATGCAGGCGCTGGACGTGCCCGATCCCACCACCACCGGCGTGGTGCTGCTGGGCCGCGGCTCGTCCGACCGGCAGGCCAACGGCGACGTCGCCAAGATGGCGCGCTGGCTGCAGGAAGACAGCCACCACGAGCTGGTCGAGATCGCCTTCACCGGCATCACCTGGCCGCGCCTGGAGCGCGTGGTGCAGCGCCAGGTGCTGCTGGGCATGAAGCAGATCGTGGTGCTGCCGTACTACCTCTATACCGGCACGCTGATGCAGCGCATCGGCCGGCAGGTGGAGCACCTGCGCGTGCAGTATCCGCAGGTGCGCTTCGCGCAGTCGGGCCACTTCGGCATGGAGCGCGAGATCTTCGAGCTGCTGGAGCAGCGCGTGGCCGACCTGCAGGCCGGCCTGCCCGACAGCCGCCTGCCCTGCGACGGCTGCAAGTACCGCGAGATCGCGCACGACCTGGGCCATGGCCACAGCCACGAGCACACGCATGCCCATGCGCCCGCAGCCCCCGCCGCCGCAGGCGCCGAACATGCGCACGCGCATGACCATGGACACGATCACGGGCACGGCGACCACGGCCATGAACACGGCCATGCCCATGGGCACTCGCACGGCCACGATCATGGTCACCACGGCCACGCCGCGCCCCAGCCGGCCGGAGCCGCCGCATGA
- a CDS encoding class I SAM-dependent methyltransferase has translation MRFPPLPWPLPALLAWAAAWLAFLLLRGAAGAPWWAAWLAGCAIGAAASFQGRTRWRQCLIALGFPLSFLAAGATSLPAWAWLAPLAVLLLVYPLHAWRDAPLFPTPARALDGLARAVPLPGAAAVLDAGCGLGHGLRALRRAYPDARLEGLEWSWPLRCLCALRCPWARVRRGDIWRAGWGGYRMVYLFQRPESMARAAAKARAEMAADAWLVSLAFEVPGAVPEAVLRPEAGHPVWIYRVGRLPPVRPQAAAL, from the coding sequence ATGCGCTTCCCGCCGCTGCCCTGGCCCCTTCCCGCCCTCCTGGCCTGGGCCGCCGCATGGCTGGCCTTCCTGCTGCTGCGCGGGGCGGCCGGCGCGCCGTGGTGGGCGGCCTGGCTGGCTGGCTGCGCCATCGGGGCGGCGGCCAGCTTCCAGGGCCGCACCCGCTGGCGGCAGTGCCTGATCGCGCTGGGGTTCCCGCTCTCGTTCCTGGCCGCGGGGGCCACCTCGCTGCCTGCCTGGGCCTGGCTCGCACCGCTGGCGGTGCTGCTGCTGGTCTATCCGCTGCACGCCTGGCGCGATGCGCCGCTCTTTCCCACGCCGGCGCGCGCCCTCGACGGGCTGGCCCGGGCCGTGCCGCTTCCCGGCGCCGCGGCCGTGCTGGATGCCGGCTGCGGGCTGGGCCACGGCCTGCGTGCCTTGCGCAGGGCCTATCCCGATGCCCGCCTGGAAGGGCTGGAATGGAGCTGGCCGCTGCGCTGCCTGTGCGCGCTCCGCTGCCCGTGGGCGCGGGTGCGGCGCGGCGACATCTGGCGTGCCGGCTGGGGCGGCTACCGCATGGTCTATCTGTTCCAGCGCCCCGAAAGCATGGCCCGGGCCGCGGCCAAGGCACGCGCCGAGATGGCGGCGGACGCGTGGCTGGTCAGCCTGGCCTTCGAGGTGCCCGGGGCCGTGCCGGAGGCCGTGCTGCGGCCCGAGGCGGGGCATCCGGTATGGATCTACCGGGTGGGCCGCCTCCCCCCTGTCCGCCCGCAGGCCGCGGCGCTATGA
- a CDS encoding UbiA family prenyltransferase: MRSPFDPSPSADLPPLVVDLDGTLLLTDMLHETSLQLVRDAPWKAAVLPLWLAAGKAALKRRIAGQVDVAVAPLPYNQPLVAWLREQHAAGRRIVLCTASDQVLADAIAAHLGCFDAVMASDGATNLAGPAKAAALVRAFGERGFDYAGNSRADLPVWQAARAAIVVNAPASVARRAEAQGNVQRSFPPAAAGASAWRKALRLHQWMKNLLLFVPLMAAHRVGDGTAWMQLFVAFLAFGLCASSVYLANDLLDLESDRQHPRKRLRPFAAGTLPAWQGVALVPVLAGASLWLAWMTGPAFTGWLLVYFVTTWAYSLVLKRWALVDCVALAVLYTLRVVAGAAAVAQPLSFWLIACSGFLFLSLAFVKRYAELLVQQAAGKTQAHGRGYLTSDAPIVQSLGVASGYTAVVVLALYLNSDTVLTMYRTPGLIWIAVPVLVFWVSWMWLQAARGQMHDDPLVFAFKDRASLVAGAVFVAALAAAAAGLGLPW; the protein is encoded by the coding sequence GTGCGTTCGCCTTTCGATCCATCGCCATCCGCCGACCTGCCGCCCCTCGTGGTGGATCTCGACGGCACGCTGCTGCTCACCGACATGCTGCACGAAACCTCGCTGCAACTGGTGCGCGACGCCCCCTGGAAGGCGGCGGTGCTGCCGCTGTGGCTGGCCGCGGGCAAGGCGGCGCTCAAGCGCCGCATCGCCGGCCAGGTCGATGTCGCGGTGGCCCCCCTGCCCTACAACCAGCCGCTGGTCGCCTGGCTGCGCGAGCAGCATGCCGCGGGACGGCGCATCGTGCTGTGCACGGCATCCGACCAGGTGCTGGCCGACGCGATCGCCGCCCACCTGGGCTGCTTCGATGCGGTCATGGCCAGCGACGGTGCCACCAATCTCGCGGGCCCGGCGAAGGCCGCGGCCCTGGTGCGGGCCTTCGGCGAGCGCGGATTCGACTACGCGGGCAACTCCCGCGCCGACCTGCCCGTATGGCAGGCCGCGCGCGCGGCCATCGTCGTCAATGCGCCGGCCTCCGTGGCGCGCCGGGCCGAAGCCCAGGGCAATGTGCAGCGCAGCTTTCCCCCGGCCGCGGCCGGCGCGTCCGCATGGCGCAAGGCGCTGCGCCTGCACCAGTGGATGAAGAACCTGCTGCTGTTCGTTCCCCTGATGGCCGCCCACCGCGTGGGCGACGGCACGGCCTGGATGCAGCTCTTCGTGGCCTTCCTGGCGTTCGGGCTGTGCGCCTCCTCGGTCTATCTGGCCAATGACCTGCTCGACCTGGAAAGCGACCGCCAGCATCCCCGCAAGCGGCTGCGGCCGTTCGCCGCCGGCACGCTGCCGGCATGGCAGGGCGTGGCGCTCGTCCCCGTGCTCGCGGGCGCGAGCCTGTGGCTGGCCTGGATGACGGGGCCGGCCTTCACCGGTTGGCTGCTGGTCTATTTCGTGACCACCTGGGCCTATTCGCTGGTGCTCAAGCGCTGGGCGCTGGTGGACTGCGTGGCGCTCGCCGTGCTCTACACCCTGCGCGTGGTGGCAGGGGCGGCGGCCGTCGCGCAGCCGCTCTCGTTCTGGCTGATCGCCTGCTCGGGATTCCTCTTCCTGTCGCTCGCCTTCGTGAAGCGCTATGCGGAGCTGCTGGTGCAGCAGGCCGCCGGCAAGACCCAGGCCCACGGGCGCGGCTACCTCACGTCGGATGCCCCCATCGTGCAGAGCCTGGGCGTGGCGTCCGGCTACACGGCCGTGGTGGTGCTGGCGCTCTACCTCAACAGCGACACGGTGCTCACCATGTACCGCACGCCCGGCCTGATCTGGATCGCGGTACCGGTTCTGGTCTTCTGGGTGAGCTGGATGTGGCTGCAGGCCGCCCGCGGCCAGATGCACGACGATCCGCTCGTCTTCGCGTTCAAGGACCGCGCCAGCCTGGTGGCCGGCGCAGTGTTCGTGGCGGCGCTCGCTGCTGCCGCCGCGGGACTGGGGTTGCCGTGGTAG
- a CDS encoding carboxylesterase family protein, protein MRHPHTIRGAWLALSAAAVLAGTGCSTHRTDHQAGAAPAPACASGTTATFSNGASACGSQASVTPAGGSPVAVNTYLGIKYAKAGRFQPPQMHAPTGSNVPQTAPGAFCPQPNSTVFRNQSEDCLYLNVFTPQSALGASRPLPVLFFIHGGAFVEGSGYQPSPNGNVFDGSYLAATGNMVVVTINYRLGALGFLALGHVDKSVDPSGTLQGNFGILDQQQAMQWVQQYIRAFGGDPTRVTVAGESAGAMSTGLHLFAAPGSAKLFQAAIMESNPVGSVYRTPAKAHELGDLFRVSLCLHMKDCLQREPILKNATFREIIDTQSMKAPPSEDKAGATARMQTSVPPLVALLGEAAPQVHDGLPWSPTLDGTVIAGQPLAGYATTSTGPMPAKPFVFGINRDEGAVFADMAYLKLQDKLSPIAVNNIVVPWVWGRDSAKAITGYTVQGTSPYKAPAASAPSYMANGSAVTMSNIINDFAFRCGNLAMAGRGAAANAKASPALPAFGYLFAQAPIFNLYRTGPERTPVPACQPDAGNVCHANEIPYVFNTVGQLVNPAPAADLALAQTMAAAWASFVNNPSNPAPWAASGSLPTRWAPYAGLSSPLAQWNTAGESSVSASTIDQGANCSALWNTVAPIGGN, encoded by the coding sequence ATGCGACATCCGCACACCATCCGAGGCGCCTGGCTGGCGCTTTCCGCCGCCGCCGTGCTGGCCGGCACCGGCTGCAGCACGCACCGCACGGACCACCAGGCAGGCGCCGCACCGGCGCCTGCCTGCGCCAGCGGCACCACCGCCACCTTCAGCAACGGCGCGTCCGCGTGCGGGAGCCAGGCATCCGTCACGCCCGCGGGCGGATCGCCCGTGGCGGTGAACACCTACCTGGGCATCAAGTACGCCAAGGCGGGCCGGTTCCAGCCGCCGCAGATGCATGCCCCCACCGGCAGCAACGTGCCGCAGACGGCGCCCGGCGCCTTCTGCCCGCAGCCCAACAGCACCGTCTTCCGCAACCAGAGCGAAGACTGCCTCTACCTGAACGTCTTCACGCCGCAGTCGGCCCTCGGGGCGTCCCGGCCGCTGCCGGTGCTGTTCTTCATCCACGGCGGTGCGTTCGTGGAAGGCAGCGGCTACCAGCCGTCTCCCAACGGCAACGTCTTCGACGGCTCCTACCTCGCCGCCACGGGCAACATGGTGGTGGTGACCATCAACTACCGGCTGGGCGCGCTGGGTTTCCTGGCGCTCGGCCATGTCGATAAGAGTGTCGATCCGAGCGGCACGCTCCAGGGCAACTTCGGCATTCTCGACCAGCAGCAGGCCATGCAATGGGTGCAGCAGTACATCCGCGCATTCGGCGGCGACCCCACCCGCGTCACCGTCGCGGGCGAGAGCGCGGGCGCGATGTCCACCGGGCTGCACCTGTTCGCCGCCCCGGGCAGCGCGAAGCTCTTCCAGGCTGCGATCATGGAGAGCAATCCGGTCGGGTCCGTGTACCGCACACCGGCCAAGGCCCACGAGCTGGGCGACCTCTTCCGTGTCTCGCTCTGCCTGCACATGAAAGATTGCCTGCAACGCGAACCCATCCTGAAAAATGCCACGTTCCGGGAGATTATCGATACCCAGTCAATGAAAGCGCCGCCATCGGAGGACAAGGCCGGCGCCACGGCCAGGATGCAGACTTCGGTGCCGCCCCTGGTCGCCCTGCTGGGCGAGGCCGCCCCGCAGGTCCACGACGGCCTGCCCTGGTCGCCCACGCTGGACGGCACGGTCATCGCCGGGCAACCCCTGGCCGGCTATGCGACCACATCCACCGGACCCATGCCTGCGAAGCCGTTCGTCTTCGGCATCAACCGGGACGAGGGGGCCGTCTTCGCCGACATGGCCTATTTGAAGCTGCAGGACAAACTCAGCCCCATCGCGGTCAACAACATCGTCGTCCCCTGGGTATGGGGCCGCGACAGCGCCAAGGCCATCACCGGCTATACGGTGCAAGGCACATCGCCCTACAAGGCCCCCGCCGCCTCGGCCCCCAGCTACATGGCCAATGGCTCGGCCGTGACGATGTCGAACATCATCAACGACTTCGCCTTCCGCTGCGGCAATCTCGCCATGGCCGGCCGCGGAGCCGCTGCCAATGCCAAGGCCAGCCCCGCGCTGCCGGCCTTCGGCTACCTGTTCGCGCAGGCGCCGATCTTCAACCTGTACAGGACAGGCCCGGAGCGCACGCCTGTCCCGGCCTGCCAGCCGGATGCCGGCAACGTCTGCCATGCCAACGAAATACCGTATGTGTTCAACACCGTCGGGCAACTGGTCAACCCAGCCCCTGCCGCGGACTTGGCACTGGCGCAGACCATGGCGGCCGCCTGGGCGAGCTTCGTGAACAACCCGTCCAACCCGGCTCCCTGGGCCGCGTCCGGCAGCCTGCCGACGCGCTGGGCCCCCTATGCCGGCCTGTCGTCGCCACTGGCGCAATGGAACACCGCTGGCGAGAGCAGTGTCAGCGCATCCACGATCGACCAGGGCGCGAACTGCTCCGCCCTCTGGAACACGGTCGCGCCCATCGGAGGGAACTGA
- a CDS encoding cobalt-precorrin-5B (C(1))-methyltransferase, whose translation MMEKTVRRGTRTGFTTGACSAAAARAAVLGLVDGAVPGAVDCLLPNGDVVRFAVNDGRCEGGQAAHAMVIKDAGDDPDCTDKAHLTADVRVLPGRAGEVVLCGGFGVGTVTMAGLGLEVGGPAINPVPRRNIEDNVRAVGGPLLANAGLEVTISVPQGEEMAKKTLNARLGILGGISILGTTGIVKPYSTSAYRASVVQGVQVAATLGHGVVVLTTGGRTEQFAMKERPALPAACFVQMGDFLRYALDEAVAQGLREVVIGGMVGKLTKIAQGETITHANRAEVDTQLLAELAARVGAPPEVCAEIAAAETARFGAERMQALGLGEPFHHALAQAVVRTLTAPDRYGDRFHLTVLVCDFDGSKITEAASGPAATA comes from the coding sequence ATGATGGAGAAAACCGTCCGCCGCGGCACGCGCACCGGCTTCACCACCGGGGCCTGCTCCGCCGCCGCCGCGCGCGCCGCCGTGCTGGGCCTGGTGGACGGTGCCGTGCCCGGGGCGGTGGACTGCCTGCTGCCCAATGGCGACGTGGTGCGCTTCGCGGTGAACGATGGCCGCTGCGAAGGTGGCCAGGCCGCGCACGCCATGGTCATCAAGGACGCGGGCGACGACCCCGACTGCACCGACAAGGCCCACCTCACGGCCGACGTGCGCGTGCTGCCCGGCCGCGCGGGCGAGGTGGTGCTGTGCGGCGGCTTCGGCGTGGGCACCGTCACCATGGCCGGCCTGGGCCTGGAAGTGGGCGGTCCGGCCATCAACCCCGTGCCCCGCCGCAACATCGAAGACAACGTGCGCGCCGTGGGCGGCCCGCTGCTCGCGAACGCGGGGCTCGAAGTGACCATCTCCGTGCCCCAGGGGGAGGAGATGGCCAAGAAGACGCTGAATGCGCGCCTCGGCATCCTGGGCGGCATCTCCATCCTCGGCACCACCGGCATCGTGAAGCCCTATTCCACCTCGGCCTACCGCGCCAGCGTGGTCCAGGGCGTGCAGGTGGCGGCCACGCTGGGCCACGGCGTGGTGGTGCTCACCACGGGCGGGCGCACCGAGCAGTTCGCCATGAAGGAGCGGCCCGCGCTGCCCGCCGCCTGCTTCGTGCAGATGGGCGACTTCCTGCGCTATGCGCTCGACGAGGCCGTGGCGCAGGGCCTGCGCGAAGTGGTCATCGGCGGCATGGTGGGCAAGCTCACGAAGATCGCCCAGGGCGAGACCATCACCCACGCCAACCGCGCCGAGGTCGATACGCAACTGCTGGCCGAACTCGCCGCCCGCGTGGGCGCGCCGCCCGAGGTCTGCGCCGAGATCGCCGCCGCCGAGACCGCGCGCTTCGGCGCCGAGCGCATGCAGGCCCTGGGCCTGGGCGAGCCCTTCCACCATGCGCTCGCCCAGGCCGTGGTGCGGACGCTCACGGCGCCCGACCGCTACGGCGACCGCTTCCATCTCACCGTGCTGGTCTGCGACTTCGACGGCAGCAAGATCACCGAGGCCGCCTCCGGGCCGGCCGCCACCGCCTGA
- a CDS encoding peptidoglycan-binding protein, whose protein sequence is MSQKTFTLLAAALSAALLAGCETTNMRMGSAESKTVATGAAAGESSANANTQLERCSSPLGTVSLVENQDAGWYTILRNEYRLPPTSNLLRLMIQQSNCFVVVERSVTGMGAMNRERALMQSGEMRGGSSFGQGQMVASDYGLSPEIVFSNSDAGGIGGALGALIGGGGGQVLGQLGGSLKTREASAMLTLVDNRSGVQVSVSEGSASKSDFAGFGSLFGSSAGGRLGGYQNTSQGKVLTAAFMDAYNQMVMALRNYKAQKVQGQGLGGGGRLGVDGGAAPSQTKAGASMSVREAQARLNALGYDVGAPDGGMGPKTTNGLRAFQKDKGLPVTGRLDSATTDALSR, encoded by the coding sequence ATGTCCCAGAAGACCTTCACCCTGCTGGCTGCGGCACTGTCCGCCGCCCTGCTGGCGGGCTGCGAAACCACGAACATGCGCATGGGCAGCGCGGAGTCGAAGACGGTGGCGACGGGCGCGGCCGCCGGGGAGTCGTCGGCGAACGCGAACACGCAGCTCGAGCGCTGCTCCTCGCCGCTGGGCACGGTGTCGCTGGTGGAGAACCAGGACGCGGGCTGGTACACCATCCTGCGCAACGAGTACCGCCTGCCGCCGACGTCGAACCTGCTGCGCCTGATGATCCAGCAGTCCAACTGTTTCGTGGTGGTGGAGCGCAGCGTGACCGGCATGGGCGCCATGAACCGTGAGCGCGCACTGATGCAATCGGGCGAGATGCGCGGCGGCAGCAGTTTCGGCCAGGGGCAGATGGTGGCGTCGGACTACGGCCTGTCGCCGGAGATCGTCTTCTCCAACAGCGACGCGGGCGGCATCGGCGGTGCGCTGGGCGCGCTCATCGGCGGCGGGGGCGGGCAGGTGCTGGGCCAGCTGGGCGGATCGCTGAAGACGCGCGAGGCGAGCGCCATGCTGACGCTGGTGGACAACCGTTCGGGTGTGCAGGTGTCGGTGTCGGAAGGCAGTGCCTCCAAGAGCGACTTCGCAGGCTTCGGCAGCCTGTTCGGCAGCTCCGCGGGCGGCCGGCTGGGCGGCTACCAGAACACCTCGCAGGGCAAGGTGCTGACGGCGGCATTCATGGACGCATACAACCAGATGGTCATGGCGCTGCGCAACTACAAGGCGCAGAAGGTGCAGGGCCAGGGCCTGGGCGGCGGCGGCCGGCTGGGCGTGGACGGCGGCGCGGCCCCCTCGCAGACGAAGGCGGGCGCGTCGATGTCGGTGCGCGAGGCGCAGGCGCGGCTCAATGCGCTGGGCTACGACGTGGGCGCGCCGGACGGCGGCATGGGCCCGAAGACGACGAACGGGCTGCGGGCCTTCCAGAAGGACAAGGGCCTGCCGGTGACGGGCCGCCTGGACTCGGCCACTACCGACGCGCTTTCGCGCTGA
- the cobM gene encoding precorrin-4 C(11)-methyltransferase yields the protein MPDSSAQANGACDNAVPGPGTVWFVGAGPGDPDLITVKGRSLVERAGAILFAGSLVDETATRWAPPGCTIADSKSMTLEQMAAWLVLQAQKHRTVVRLQTGDPALYGALVELVQPLDAAGVPVRVVPGVSSAMASAAAAVESFTLPEVTQTVVFTRVEGRTPMPPGESLAELARHRCTLCIFLSITLLHKVQAGLREAGWPDDAPLLVVHKASWPGEERIVRCTVADVRERCREAQVVSQAMIIASPTLGARHWPELAKSKLYDPGFTHRFRRASDAPHGAEASSSPTDTLTDTPR from the coding sequence ATGCCAGATTCTTCGGCGCAGGCCAACGGGGCCTGCGACAACGCCGTCCCGGGACCGGGCACCGTCTGGTTCGTCGGTGCCGGCCCCGGCGATCCGGACCTCATCACCGTCAAGGGCCGTTCCCTGGTCGAACGCGCAGGTGCCATCCTGTTCGCCGGCTCGCTCGTGGACGAAACCGCCACGCGCTGGGCGCCTCCAGGCTGCACCATCGCCGACAGCAAATCCATGACGCTGGAGCAGATGGCCGCGTGGCTCGTGCTGCAGGCGCAGAAGCACCGCACCGTGGTGCGCCTGCAGACGGGCGATCCGGCACTGTACGGCGCGCTGGTCGAACTCGTGCAGCCGCTCGATGCCGCGGGCGTTCCGGTGCGCGTGGTACCGGGGGTGTCCTCGGCCATGGCCTCGGCCGCAGCCGCGGTCGAGAGCTTCACGCTGCCCGAGGTCACGCAGACCGTGGTGTTCACGCGCGTGGAGGGCCGCACGCCCATGCCGCCCGGCGAATCGCTCGCCGAGCTGGCGCGGCACCGTTGCACGCTCTGCATCTTCCTGTCGATCACCCTGCTGCACAAGGTGCAGGCCGGCCTGCGCGAAGCCGGCTGGCCCGACGACGCGCCGCTGCTCGTGGTCCACAAGGCCTCCTGGCCGGGCGAGGAGCGCATCGTGCGCTGCACGGTGGCGGACGTGCGCGAGCGCTGCCGCGAGGCCCAGGTGGTGAGCCAGGCCATGATCATCGCCAGCCCCACGCTGGGCGCGCGCCACTGGCCCGAACTCGCCAAGTCCAAGCTCTACGACCCGGGCTTCACCCACCGCTTCCGCCGCGCGAGCGATGCGCCGCACGGCGCGGAGGCCTCCAGCTCCCCGACGGACACCCTCACGGATACCCCACGATGA